In Methylomonas sp. UP202, the DNA window AGGATGGTTTGGATTTTATTTGCAGCAAATTGGACACCGTCGATTATGTGATTCTGGATATTGATCTTCCAGCGTATGGCGATGACGGCATCAATCAAGATGTTCTGAATTTGTTGGTTAATTTTGAAGGATACCAACCTCAAGGAGTTGAGTCGGAAGACGAGGCGTTGCAAAAAAATGCGTGTAGCGAATTAAAGAAAATCGCTGGCTTTTATCTGTATACCAAATTGGTGGTTGAACTGGGCTTTCCCAAAGAACATATTCTGTTCTGTTCCAATCACGGCGAAAACACCCAAACCATCCAACAGGCATTCAAAACGGCCAGAATGGCGTTACCGAAGATTTATCAGAAATCGGATGACGTTGTTCAGCAATGGGTTAAACAACGGTATGATGATCCTTATTCTCGGTTGCGGCGAGGAATTATTGAAGGTTGCAAACTTGCAAAATCCCTGCCAAAAGAAAATGTATATTTCAATAATTTCATCCCCAAGCAAGACAGCATTCAGCACGAAGATATTATTAGTTATTTTCAAATATTAGAAAACTTCTTGCCTTTACGCGAACCTGAAAACAAACTAGCGCTTTACAAGTTATTCATCAGAACCTTATCGCACGAATGGGGGGCAACCGATCCTAAGAAGATAAAGGAATTGGCTTGGATTATGAAAAACGTACGGAATTGGGTTTCTCATAATTCGTTATTATTCAGTTGTATTGACGAAAAGCTCCTTGCTTACTTATTCATAATTAACTTGCGGCTTATGTTCGACTTTGATTCGAAGGTTCAGTCTTACGAAACAATCTTGCTTGCTTTATTTTCTCATGCTTTAACTGAACAACTTTTTAAGGATAAGGCGAAAAATGACTTACTTAAACCTGATATAGCGAAAACCTATCTTGATCTTAAAAACAAGGTGCTAGATGAAAAAGGTAAGGATGGAGTTAAGATAAATGACGGTTTTTATTTCAATGAGTTGGCAAATAATATCCAACAAAGCAATTCGCATTTAAAAGATGATAAACAGTTGTTTTCTGAATTGATTTATCAAATGTTTTGGCTCACGACATCTAATCCTTACGTAGGTACCAGTAATCAAAAGAAAACACTTGAAATTAAATTCTACGGTTTTAACTATCTGGAAAAACCGTACATTGAAGCCCTTGCTCGACATATTTATCACTGTAGCTTCTCCCCGAGACCTAACCCATGACCACCCTACAAACCCAAATCCCCGACCAGCTCCTGCAACAAGCGCAATATTTAGTGAATCAAGGCTGGGTAACCAATATCGACGAATTGATCGCCGAGGCGATGCGTCGTTATCTGGAGTCGCACCCTGAAGCCATGAGCGAGCAATTCATTCGCGAGGATGTCGATTGGGGCCTGCATGGGCATGATTAACCCGGTCGTTATTGCCGACGCCGGCCCCATTATTCATCTGGATGAACTCGGTTGCCTGGAATTGTTGGCGGATTTCGGCAAAGTGCTGGTTCCGGAAACCGTTTGGCTGGAAGTCGAACAGCACAGGCCGTTGGCGTTGAAATCTGAATATGACTGGCTTGTGCGTCAGTCGCCCAGGCAGCACTCAACCGTCGTTAGTGCGCTAACGCCGCTTTATAGCCTGCATGCCGGCGAACAGGAAGCCCTGCACCTGTGTATTGAGTGTGGCGATTGCCTGCTTCTGACCGACGACACGGCTGCACGGTTGGCCGCCAAAAGTTTGAATATTACCGCGCACGGCACCCTGGGTGTGTTGATCAGAGCCATACGCCGGCAGCGTCTGACAAAAGCCGAAGTCTTGGCCTTGCTGAATGCCATTCCAAAACAAACTTCGCTACATGTGCGTCCGACCTTGCTGCATGAGGTCATTAGCAATGTCGAAGCCAGTAGCGAATAAGTACGGTCAGATCTTGGTGCTTTCTGCAATCCCGAATCAATGACGACTAGCGATTTAATCAAAACCCTGCTCGGCCATCTGCCCCGCCACGCGGAGGAGGAAGGCGATTTTTATGCGGTCGAGCGCCGTCACTTGGTGGATGCGTTGTGCGTGGAGCATGGGCTTGACCGAACGCTTGCCGAACAAACGGTCGAGCTATGCGAGTGCTTGCTAGGGACTTTATCGGTGTTGCAGCCCGAAGCGCTGGCGAAAGGCCATTGGTGTTTCGTGTCGTTTCCGGCGCAATTGTTGGCAACGTCGGTACTGACGGCGATGAGCGATGCCGATTCTCGACTGTTCCCAGTCAATTTTTGGCATACCCAGAGCATCGCCGACGATAAAAAAGAACAGCAACGCAATGTGCTTAAAGCCATCGAACAAGCCCGTCTCGAACATCATGCCCGCCATCAGGCGCCACCGATTCGATACTGTTACGTGGCCTGGAGCATCATCAAGCTGGACGGCAAAATTCTGTTCTATCAGCGTGAAGACACCCAAAAACGCTTCGATAGATCCGCCGGTGATTACGGTTTGATCGGTGGCCGGGCTAATCAAAATGATGTGGCCGGCATCGTAGACCAAGCGACATTGCTGAGCACTTTGCAATCTCCGAATGCTCAAATGATTAAAGATGCCTTGCCGCAAACCCTGAAGCGGGAGTTACGGGAAGAAGCGGGTTTGCTGTTTGGCGAACATTACCATTTCCAACCTTGGCGCAGTTTGAAGCCTTACCGGCAAGTGCAGGGTGCGGCACCGAATCATGCCCTCACCGAATATTATCTGGATATTTTCAGGATCGAATTGACGCTGGACGGTTTTTTGTTTTTGCAGCAGCGCATCAAGAACGATAGTCGGCTTGCCTGGATTTCGCTGGACGACCTTGTTCGCGGCGACACCAGTGACGGCAAAATTCCCTATATCAAAGCGCTTTATGACGATTTCGACGGCGACCGTGCCGCATTGGTCGCTGCCTTGGCAGAGTTGCCGGATAGTTTCGTTGCCGGTTATTTATCGGATAAAGATAAATTCGGCATTACTTTACCGATAGCTCCCGGCAAGCCGGTTTTAGCCGGGGTATTGGGCAAGGAAAAGCCTTTGGAACTGCGGTTGAATAGCCGGCAATTAGCCTTGGTATTAGGTTTGGCGGCCCATTTGCGGGGTTTTGCTTTCGAGTCCTTATCAGCCGATATCGTGTTACATCCTTTCGGTTGGGTCGAAGCGGTGGGAAAGTCGTCGATTGGTCAGGAATTGATTGAACTGTCTGCCGCACTCGTCGGCAGAGAGTTGGTCTTGGAAAGCCGCCGAGATTGTCTATTTCGGTTGTCGATCAAGCCCGAGACGGTATTCTTTTCCGATGAACTCTTTTCGTTTTCAGTCTGTAGACAGGATTTGCTTGGCGTTAAAAATAAACTTCCAGCAACCATTGAAAGGCAATCGTTGCCTACCAGCTTTGGTGTGGTTCAAGCTAAGACCGAAGTGTTTAACCTGACGTTGGAATTTGCAGATAATCTTAGATTGTTATCCGAACAACAATTTTCCACTGACAACGAAGATGCGGTGAAAATTGAAGATGCTTACAAAAAAGGCATGCACAAGGACACGAGGTTTCAGGCTTTGGGTTTAAGGAACTTAATCCGCCGGGAAGCGGGGATTTTCCGATTTGTTTTAGATTACAAATGTTCCTGAAAGCTCATCTCGGTGCATGTGGCTATTGAATCTGACTGGCAGCTTTATCAAGACTTTCCTGCAGTTCGTTGGGAATCGTCGAGCGTCTCAAAGTGGCCGATCTCGAGCAT includes these proteins:
- a CDS encoding ribbon-helix-helix domain-containing protein; the protein is MTTLQTQIPDQLLQQAQYLVNQGWVTNIDELIAEAMRRYLESHPEAMSEQFIREDVDWGLHGHD
- a CDS encoding DNA-binding protein, with the translated sequence MGMINPVVIADAGPIIHLDELGCLELLADFGKVLVPETVWLEVEQHRPLALKSEYDWLVRQSPRQHSTVVSALTPLYSLHAGEQEALHLCIECGDCLLLTDDTAARLAAKSLNITAHGTLGVLIRAIRRQRLTKAEVLALLNAIPKQTSLHVRPTLLHEVISNVEASSE
- a CDS encoding NUDIX hydrolase translates to MIKDALPQTLKRELREEAGLLFGEHYHFQPWRSLKPYRQVQGAAPNHALTEYYLDIFRIELTLDGFLFLQQRIKNDSRLAWISLDDLVRGDTSDGKIPYIKALYDDFDGDRAALVAALAELPDSFVAGYLSDKDKFGITLPIAPGKPVLAGVLGKEKPLELRLNSRQLALVLGLAAHLRGFAFESLSADIVLHPFGWVEAVGKSSIGQELIELSAALVGRELVLESRRDCLFRLSIKPETVFFSDELFSFSVCRQDLLGVKNKLPATIERQSLPTSFGVVQAKTEVFNLTLEFADNLRLLSEQQFSTDNEDAVKIEDAYKKGMHKDTRFQALGLRNLIRREAGIFRFVLDYKCS